The following proteins come from a genomic window of Aquimarina sp. MAR_2010_214:
- the rimM gene encoding ribosome maturation factor RimM (Essential for efficient processing of 16S rRNA) codes for MKKEECFYLGKIVSKFSFRGEVLVKLDTDEPESYTKMESVFVNYNNNLVPFFIERCSLHKSDLLRIKFEDVDSEEGADDLMKTELYLPLALLPKLEGTQFYYHEIIGFTIVDSVFGEVGIIKAINDTTAQALFEIDRNGVEILIPMNDEFIDKIDRESKTITVHTPEGLIDLYL; via the coding sequence ATGAAGAAAGAAGAATGCTTCTATCTAGGTAAAATCGTAAGTAAATTTAGTTTTAGGGGTGAGGTATTGGTTAAACTAGATACCGATGAACCCGAAAGTTATACGAAAATGGAATCGGTATTTGTTAATTATAACAATAATCTGGTTCCATTTTTTATTGAAAGATGTTCGCTACATAAAAGTGATTTACTACGTATAAAATTTGAGGATGTAGATTCAGAAGAAGGTGCAGACGACCTCATGAAGACAGAGTTGTACTTACCACTTGCATTATTGCCAAAACTTGAAGGAACTCAGTTTTATTACCATGAAATAATTGGTTTTACTATTGTTGATTCTGTTTTTGGAGAAGTAGGAATTATTAAAGCTATTAATGATACAACGGCTCAAGCTTTATTCGAGATTGATCGTAATGGTGTCGAGATTCTTATTCCTATGAATGATGAGTTTATTGATAAAATTGATAGAGAATCGAAAACGATAACCGTTCATACTCCAGAAGGACTCATTGATTTGTATCTTTAA
- a CDS encoding acyl-CoA dehydrogenase family protein, which translates to MKPDLFQAPDYYQIDELLSDEHKMVRDAARSWVKREVSPIIEDFAQRAEFPTQIIKGLAEIGAFGPYIPEEYGGAGLDQISYGLIMQEIERGDSGVRSTSSVQSSLVMYPIWKYGSEEQRKKYLPKLASGEFIGCFGLTEPDHGSNPGGMTTNFKDNGDHYLLNGAKLWISNAPFADIAVVWAKNEEGRIHGLVVERGMEGFTTPETHNKWSLRASATGELIFDNVKVPKENILPNKSGLGAPLGCLDSARYGIAWGAIGAAMDCYDTALRYAKERVQFDKPIGATQLQQKKLAEMITEITKAQLMAWRLGVLRNEGKATSAQISMAKRNNVEMAIKIAREARQILGGMGITGEYSIMRHMMNLESVITYEGTHDIHLLITGMDITGMSAFK; encoded by the coding sequence ATGAAACCAGACTTATTCCAGGCACCAGATTATTATCAGATTGACGAGTTATTAAGTGATGAACATAAAATGGTTCGTGATGCTGCTCGTAGTTGGGTAAAACGTGAAGTATCTCCTATTATAGAAGATTTTGCGCAGCGAGCAGAATTTCCTACACAGATTATTAAAGGACTTGCAGAAATAGGGGCGTTTGGGCCTTATATACCTGAAGAGTATGGTGGTGCTGGATTAGATCAGATTAGTTATGGTTTAATCATGCAGGAGATTGAGCGAGGAGATTCTGGTGTACGATCTACATCTTCTGTGCAATCTTCATTGGTGATGTATCCGATCTGGAAATATGGTTCTGAAGAACAACGAAAAAAATACTTACCTAAACTGGCATCTGGAGAATTTATAGGATGTTTTGGTCTTACAGAACCTGATCATGGATCAAACCCTGGCGGGATGACGACTAATTTTAAAGATAACGGAGATCATTACTTACTTAATGGTGCTAAACTTTGGATTTCTAATGCGCCTTTTGCTGATATTGCAGTGGTTTGGGCCAAAAATGAAGAAGGAAGAATCCATGGCCTTGTAGTAGAACGTGGTATGGAAGGGTTTACAACTCCAGAGACACATAATAAATGGTCGCTTCGTGCTTCTGCTACAGGAGAATTGATATTTGATAATGTAAAAGTGCCAAAAGAGAATATATTACCTAACAAAAGTGGTCTTGGTGCGCCGTTGGGATGTTTGGATTCTGCAAGATATGGTATTGCCTGGGGTGCGATTGGTGCCGCTATGGATTGTTATGATACCGCATTGAGATATGCCAAAGAACGTGTTCAGTTTGATAAGCCTATTGGAGCAACACAATTGCAACAAAAGAAACTGGCAGAAATGATTACCGAAATAACCAAAGCACAATTAATGGCTTGGCGATTAGGAGTATTACGTAACGAGGGTAAAGCTACTAGTGCACAAATCTCTATGGCAAAACGTAATAATGTGGAAATGGCAATTAAGATTGCAAGAGAAGCAAGGCAAATTCTTGGCGGAATGGGAATCACAGGAGAGTATAGTATCATGCGTCATATGATGAACCTCGAAAGTGTAATCACTTATGAAGGAACGCACGATATACATTTACTAATTACAGGAATGGATATTACAGGTATGTCGGCTTTTAAATAG
- a CDS encoding DUF6252 family protein, with protein sequence MIKKITPLLAVICLFSASCSTDIEINTPALQAKIDGELFRSSIKNAVIYDDGTLVISGSSGDKSISFTTTSTNVGTYKTTLKTISKASFQKNKIKFISKDGETKGEVLITEVYNNEISGNFHFKNLKDDNGNPMNFNNGWFYRLPLENGTIEEEVTPTINPCLLNASLTAVVNNTEMITDNHTAKLFGVDNASILITATNETEEINIVFLADVAPGTYPLTGSGNYSASYEVRNDKSSALSGTLVITNHDIETKCITGSFEFETRSGSQISEGSFDFGY encoded by the coding sequence ATGATTAAAAAAATTACCCCTCTATTAGCAGTAATCTGCCTTTTTTCAGCTTCATGCTCTACAGATATCGAAATAAACACACCAGCTTTACAAGCAAAAATTGACGGTGAGTTGTTTAGATCATCTATTAAAAATGCTGTTATTTATGATGATGGAACATTAGTAATATCAGGAAGCTCGGGAGACAAATCCATTAGCTTTACAACTACATCTACTAATGTTGGAACTTATAAAACAACTCTTAAAACCATAAGTAAAGCTAGTTTTCAAAAAAATAAAATAAAATTCATTTCTAAAGACGGAGAAACCAAAGGTGAAGTATTAATAACAGAAGTGTATAATAATGAAATTTCTGGAAATTTTCATTTTAAAAACCTAAAAGATGACAATGGCAATCCAATGAATTTTAACAATGGATGGTTTTATAGATTACCATTAGAAAATGGTACAATTGAAGAAGAAGTAACTCCAACAATTAATCCTTGCTTACTTAATGCTTCTTTAACTGCCGTGGTTAATAATACAGAAATGATTACCGATAATCATACAGCCAAATTATTTGGTGTAGATAACGCTTCAATTCTCATTACAGCTACCAATGAAACCGAAGAAATTAACATCGTATTTCTAGCAGATGTAGCACCAGGAACATACCCATTAACCGGATCTGGAAATTATAGTGCCTCATACGAAGTAAGAAATGACAAGTCTTCTGCATTGTCCGGAACTCTTGTTATCACCAATCACGATATCGAAACCAAATGTATTACTGGAAGTTTTGAATTTGAAACCAGAAGTGGTTCTCAAATATCAGAAGGTTCCTTTGATTTTGGTTATTAA
- a CDS encoding tRNA1(Val) (adenine(37)-N6)-methyltransferase, whose product MTKPFVFKDFTIHQDRCAMKVGTDGVLLGAWVPISSTVSSILDIGAGTGVIALMTAQRSQAEVIDAIEIDADTYEQAVENFEMSAWGDRLFCYHASFQEFVTEIDDQYDLIISNPPFYVEDYKTSDTKRDMARFEDALPFEHLLVGASRLLSDKGRFAVIIPYKEESRIIDIATQVTLFPQKITRVKGTPVSGIKRSLMLFGRDQMDIEVDELIIETKRHQYTDAYMNLTKAFYLKM is encoded by the coding sequence ATGACTAAACCTTTTGTATTTAAAGACTTTACGATTCACCAGGATCGATGTGCTATGAAAGTAGGTACAGATGGAGTACTACTTGGAGCTTGGGTTCCGATTAGTAGCACTGTGTCTTCAATTCTTGATATAGGAGCAGGAACAGGAGTAATCGCTTTAATGACAGCACAGCGATCTCAAGCAGAGGTTATTGACGCTATAGAAATCGATGCAGATACTTATGAACAAGCAGTCGAAAATTTTGAAATGTCAGCCTGGGGAGACAGACTATTTTGTTATCATGCTTCATTTCAAGAGTTTGTAACAGAAATCGATGATCAGTATGATTTGATAATCAGTAATCCTCCTTTTTATGTAGAGGACTATAAAACTTCTGATACCAAACGAGATATGGCTAGATTCGAAGATGCTTTACCTTTTGAACATCTTTTAGTTGGGGCATCAAGGCTTTTATCAGATAAGGGACGATTTGCAGTGATTATACCATATAAAGAAGAATCACGTATTATTGATATAGCCACACAGGTAACTTTGTTTCCGCAAAAGATCACAAGGGTAAAAGGGACACCTGTTTCAGGAATTAAAAGAAGCCTGATGTTGTTTGGTCGTGATCAAATGGATATCGAAGTTGATGAATTGATTATAGAAACGAAACGCCATCAGTATACCGATGCCTATATGAATCTTACTAAAGCGTTTTATCTAAAAATGTGA
- a CDS encoding tetratricopeptide repeat protein, translated as MTITIKSVQQQNTLLYLTKCLLFLYTAFGYAQTVIDTTVASQHFSKADTLLTARKLDSAVVYFKKALPIYQKANAWERVARCYNKISEGQRRNATYDKSYKNAQRGLEICKVYLPEHNREKAYGYDNIGDYYYWKNKDYKKGLEYYQKSLAVREEVLSKDHLDMANSYIDMGNIFFMRQDYNKALAYYQKSLIIRKKQLGMHHVEISDSCFNIGLVYDRKEEYDIALLYLNKSLSIQVNHSNKNWKEIAKPFKVIGDVYRKKGNYNKGLSYYKEYLKILIGVFGENHFKIVYAFNKIGIIYQYKGEYDIALHYYNRAIDIKNKISKADEKYNNPMYNNIGIVYKYKGEYEKALIYLKKALRRNLKVKGENHPFVPLNYNNIGNIYRLKGEYDQSLLYYKKALSIRTKLFDQNNSQIAESYNDIGELYTLKMEYDKALYYANKALKIRTAIFGLNNPFVADSYTSLGNIYFDNEEPSKAMDNYQNTLTIRQKIFGKQHPKVALSYNDIAKVYATQKEFTTSLTYYDKAVLANTISNVQTRATFKPKQYLNLDILITSLLGKAKTYTALYKESNDIDDLNSAIQTYQNADVLINTIRQSYTNYQDKVRFAQKAAAVYQGAIGAQLLLYNIEKERSSLEKAFYYAEKSKANTLKELLADANAKHFTGLPANLVALEKELRIDKAFYQSKITASYDLKASNKDSLKMTRYENKLFDINTRQDSLIKVLEKNYPKYYQLKHENTIVTVRDIQHHLNDSTTLLEFFTSDSLTYAFTISKDKIAVQELQTPNLKGSIEQLREAIISQNLAKYKTLGYSLYNTLIAPIANTCIGDELIIIPDGPLWHLNFELLLTQKDTANNPPDLSYLLKEYAITYANAANLLFAKDKSEQPIQKRQECLAFSFSDSTITTNTMSLATLRDTGIDLPGTRKEIKAISNIIDGQYYYGSQAIEANFKKNAGQYAILHLALHGDVDNERPEHSKLYFTKSKDTIEDNLLYSHELFALDIPAELTVLSACHTGTGKIAKGEGIMSLGSAFQYAGTKSLLLSSWEVSDQTTPELMQYFYTNLKAGMNKAKALQQAKLQYLATANINRTQPFYWGGFYLVGDSSPILFENDTLLYWIFGVLIVLVFAGLFWYRRKKN; from the coding sequence ATGACGATCACTATAAAATCTGTACAACAACAAAACACACTTTTATATCTTACAAAGTGTCTCTTGTTTTTATATACTGCTTTTGGCTATGCACAAACTGTAATTGATACGACAGTTGCCTCACAACACTTTTCCAAAGCAGATACATTGCTGACTGCAAGAAAACTAGATAGTGCCGTAGTGTATTTTAAGAAAGCCTTACCCATCTATCAAAAGGCCAACGCCTGGGAACGTGTAGCCAGATGTTATAATAAAATTTCTGAAGGCCAAAGACGAAATGCAACCTATGATAAATCCTATAAAAATGCGCAAAGAGGTCTAGAAATATGTAAAGTATATCTACCAGAACATAATAGGGAAAAAGCATATGGGTATGATAACATTGGAGATTATTATTATTGGAAGAATAAAGATTATAAAAAAGGTTTAGAATATTATCAAAAGTCTCTTGCTGTTAGGGAAGAAGTTCTCTCAAAAGATCACTTGGATATGGCGAATTCTTACATAGATATGGGGAATATCTTTTTTATGCGACAAGATTATAATAAAGCACTAGCTTATTATCAAAAATCCTTAATTATTCGAAAGAAACAATTAGGTATGCATCATGTTGAGATTAGTGATTCTTGTTTTAATATAGGCCTTGTATATGATCGGAAAGAAGAATATGATATAGCATTATTGTATCTGAATAAAAGTCTATCTATTCAAGTTAATCATTCTAATAAGAATTGGAAAGAAATAGCTAAACCCTTTAAAGTGATTGGAGATGTATATAGGAAAAAGGGTAATTACAATAAAGGATTAAGCTATTATAAAGAATACTTGAAAATATTAATTGGTGTTTTTGGAGAAAATCATTTTAAGATAGTATATGCTTTCAACAAAATAGGTATTATATATCAGTATAAAGGAGAATATGATATAGCGTTACACTATTATAATCGAGCAATCGATATTAAAAATAAAATATCTAAAGCTGACGAAAAATATAATAACCCAATGTATAATAATATTGGAATAGTATATAAATATAAGGGAGAATATGAAAAAGCTTTGATCTATCTTAAAAAGGCTCTTCGCAGAAATCTGAAAGTTAAAGGAGAAAACCATCCATTTGTTCCTCTCAATTATAATAATATCGGTAATATTTATAGATTAAAAGGAGAGTATGATCAATCGCTGTTGTATTATAAAAAAGCATTAAGTATTCGGACAAAGCTATTTGATCAAAACAACTCTCAGATAGCAGAATCCTATAATGATATTGGGGAGTTGTATACTCTCAAAATGGAATATGATAAAGCGTTATACTATGCCAATAAAGCCTTAAAAATTAGAACAGCTATTTTTGGATTAAACAACCCCTTTGTGGCAGATTCTTACACTAGTTTAGGAAATATTTATTTTGATAATGAAGAGCCTAGTAAAGCTATGGATAATTATCAAAACACATTAACGATACGACAAAAGATATTCGGTAAGCAGCACCCTAAAGTTGCACTGTCGTATAACGATATTGCAAAAGTATATGCTACACAAAAAGAGTTTACAACCAGTTTAACGTATTATGATAAAGCAGTTCTGGCAAATACTATATCTAATGTTCAAACTAGGGCAACCTTTAAACCAAAGCAATACTTAAACTTAGATATTCTAATAACTTCTTTATTAGGAAAAGCCAAAACCTATACCGCCTTGTATAAAGAAAGTAACGATATTGATGATCTTAACAGTGCAATCCAGACGTATCAAAATGCAGATGTCCTTATCAATACCATCAGACAGAGCTATACGAATTATCAAGATAAGGTACGCTTTGCTCAAAAAGCAGCGGCAGTATACCAGGGGGCGATAGGAGCACAGTTACTACTATACAACATAGAAAAAGAACGATCCTCCTTAGAAAAAGCCTTTTACTATGCAGAGAAAAGTAAAGCCAATACCTTAAAAGAACTACTTGCCGATGCTAATGCCAAACACTTTACAGGATTACCAGCAAATCTTGTGGCATTAGAAAAAGAACTAAGAATTGATAAAGCGTTTTATCAATCTAAAATCACAGCATCCTACGACTTAAAGGCAAGTAACAAAGATTCTTTAAAAATGACACGTTATGAGAATAAATTATTTGATATTAATACCAGACAAGATTCATTAATTAAAGTATTAGAAAAAAACTACCCTAAATATTATCAACTTAAACATGAGAATACTATTGTTACGGTTCGTGATATTCAGCATCATCTAAACGATAGTACAACATTACTCGAGTTTTTTACTTCAGATAGTCTCACCTATGCTTTTACGATTTCAAAAGATAAGATTGCGGTACAAGAACTACAGACTCCTAATCTTAAGGGTTCCATAGAACAATTACGAGAAGCGATTATTTCGCAGAATTTAGCTAAATACAAAACATTAGGGTATTCATTATATAATACGCTTATAGCGCCCATAGCAAACACATGTATAGGTGATGAGTTGATTATTATTCCCGATGGGCCATTATGGCACCTAAATTTTGAGCTATTGTTAACCCAAAAAGATACAGCAAATAATCCTCCAGACTTATCCTATTTGCTTAAAGAATATGCGATTACCTATGCCAATGCAGCCAATCTGTTATTCGCCAAAGATAAAAGTGAGCAGCCTATACAAAAACGACAAGAGTGTCTTGCTTTTTCGTTTTCAGATAGTACGATAACGACCAATACGATGAGTTTGGCTACATTAAGAGATACCGGTATTGATCTTCCGGGTACGCGAAAAGAAATCAAAGCGATCTCTAACATTATCGATGGGCAGTATTATTATGGATCACAAGCTATAGAGGCTAACTTTAAGAAGAATGCAGGCCAATATGCAATACTTCACCTGGCATTGCACGGTGATGTAGATAATGAGCGACCAGAGCACTCAAAACTCTATTTTACCAAAAGTAAAGATACGATAGAGGATAATCTGCTGTATAGTCACGAATTATTTGCTCTCGATATTCCGGCAGAACTTACTGTGCTTAGCGCCTGTCATACGGGTACCGGTAAGATTGCTAAAGGAGAGGGGATTATGAGTTTAGGAAGTGCTTTTCAGTACGCAGGTACCAAGAGTTTGCTCTTAAGTAGTTGGGAAGTATCGGATCAAACCACCCCAGAATTGATGCAATATTTCTATACAAATCTTAAAGCAGGGATGAATAAAGCGAAAGCACTACAGCAAGCCAAATTACAATACCTGGCTACGGCCAATATCAATCGTACCCAACCATTCTATTGGGGAGGATTTTACTTGGTAGGAGATTCGTCGCCGATTCTTTTTGAAAACGATACCCTATTGTATTGGATCTTTGGAGTATTGATAGTGTTAGTATTTGCAGGTTTGTTTTGGTATAGGAGGAAAAAGAATTAA
- a CDS encoding 30S ribosomal protein S16, whose translation MPVKIRLQRHGKKGKPFYWIVAADARSKRDGRFLEKLGTYNPNVNPASIDLDIDGAVKWLQNGAQPTDTAKAILSYKGALLKNHLAGGVRKGALTEEQAEEKYQAWVSEKEGSVDAKKDALAKAEAVEKAKALEAEKEVNAKREAAAKAEETAAEAEEAVEATAEAEVTEEANNEEE comes from the coding sequence ATGCCTGTTAAAATTAGATTACAGAGACACGGTAAAAAAGGAAAGCCTTTTTACTGGATCGTAGCAGCAGATGCTAGATCAAAAAGAGATGGTAGATTTCTTGAAAAATTAGGGACTTATAACCCTAATGTAAATCCTGCAAGTATTGACTTGGATATTGATGGAGCTGTAAAGTGGTTACAGAATGGTGCACAACCAACTGATACTGCAAAAGCTATCTTATCTTATAAAGGAGCTTTATTAAAAAATCACCTTGCTGGTGGAGTAAGAAAAGGTGCTTTAACAGAAGAACAAGCTGAAGAAAAATATCAGGCTTGGGTATCAGAAAAAGAAGGATCTGTTGATGCTAAGAAAGATGCGTTAGCAAAAGCTGAAGCAGTGGAAAAAGCTAAAGCTTTGGAAGCTGAAAAAGAAGTAAATGCTAAACGTGAAGCTGCTGCAAAAGCAGAAGAAACTGCTGCTGAAGCGGAAGAAGCTGTCGAAGCTACTGCAGAAGCAGAAGTAACAGAGGAAGCTAACAACGAAGAAGAATAG
- a CDS encoding RNA polymerase sigma factor — translation MNTTKDHKILEGIVTGNEVVITTFYRKNLPYIRQYVLQNSGSSEDAEDVFQDALILIYQKLKTDSLELHSSLRTYFYGVCKNMWRNRLRKNKKMIITQKFPEDAEIITPIVIEDIEYKEREHVYRRHFLKLSNTCREVLSLLFKGNSMKDIARITGYSEGYTRKKKFECKRYLIEMIEKDPAYQELQLNPEKEF, via the coding sequence ATGAATACTACCAAGGACCACAAAATTTTGGAAGGTATTGTCACTGGAAATGAGGTGGTCATTACTACGTTTTATAGAAAAAACCTACCGTATATAAGACAATATGTCTTACAAAACTCTGGTAGTAGCGAGGATGCCGAAGATGTGTTTCAGGATGCTTTAATTTTGATATATCAGAAATTAAAAACAGATTCTCTGGAGTTACATTCTTCATTACGAACTTATTTTTATGGAGTTTGTAAAAATATGTGGAGAAACAGATTACGAAAAAACAAAAAAATGATCATCACCCAAAAATTTCCTGAGGATGCAGAAATAATTACCCCTATAGTTATCGAAGATATAGAATATAAAGAACGGGAGCATGTATATCGTAGACATTTCCTAAAATTAAGTAACACTTGTCGTGAAGTATTAAGCTTACTTTTTAAAGGAAATAGTATGAAAGATATTGCACGTATCACTGGATATTCTGAAGGATATACCCGAAAGAAAAAATTCGAATGTAAACGATATCTAATCGAAATGATTGAAAAAGACCCTGCTTATCAGGAGTTACAACTAAACCCTGAAAAAGAATTCTAG